One Cedecea neteri DNA segment encodes these proteins:
- a CDS encoding DUF485 domain-containing protein — protein sequence MNDTIYQRIESSAHFRELVSKRQRFAALLSLIMLVIYVGFILLIAFAPAWLGTPLHDGTSVTRGIPIGIGVIVISFLLTGVYVWRANGEFDRLNNEVLREVGVK from the coding sequence ATGAATGACACCATTTATCAGCGGATAGAAAGCAGTGCGCATTTCAGGGAGTTGGTTTCCAAAAGGCAACGGTTTGCCGCCCTTCTGTCACTGATTATGTTAGTGATTTACGTTGGTTTTATTTTGCTGATTGCCTTCGCACCCGCGTGGCTTGGCACCCCGTTGCATGACGGCACCAGCGTCACGCGGGGCATCCCTATCGGCATCGGCGTGATCGTTATTTCCTTCCTGCTCACCGGGGTTTATGTCTGGCGTGCTAACGGCGAATTTGACCGCCTGAATAACGAAGTGCTGCGTGAAGTGGGGGTTAAATGA
- the actP gene encoding cation/acetate symporter ActP, whose amino-acid sequence MKRFLAVFAALLPAGAFAADAITGDVQRQPTNWQAIIMFLIFVALTLYITYWASKRVRSRSDYYTAGGNITGFQNGLAIAGDFMSAASFLGISALVYTSGYDGLIYSLGFLVGWPIILFLIAERLRNLGRYTFADVASYRLKQGPIRTLSACGSLVVVALYLIAQMVGAGKLIELLFGLNYHVAVVLVGVLMVMYVLFGGMLATTWVQIIKAVLLLFGASFMAFMVMKHVGFSFNNLFNEAMAVHPKGAAIMSPGGLVKDPISALSLGLGLMFGTAGLPHILMRFFTVSDAREARKSVFYATGFMGYFYILTFIIGFGAIMLVGANPAFKDAAGALIGGNNMAAVHLADAVGGNLFLGFISAVAFATILAVVAGLTLAGASAVSHDLYANVFRKGASERDELKVSKITVLVLGVVAILLGILFEKQNIAFMVGLAFSIAASCNFPIILLSMYWSKLTTRGAMIGGWLGLLTAVVLMILGPTIWVQILGHEKAVFPYEYPALFSILIAFVGIWLFSITDNTPEGKLEREKFRAQFIRSQTGIGIDQGRAH is encoded by the coding sequence ATGAAACGTTTTCTTGCGGTCTTTGCCGCTCTGCTGCCGGCCGGTGCCTTTGCCGCCGATGCCATAACCGGCGACGTGCAGCGCCAGCCAACGAACTGGCAGGCGATTATCATGTTCCTGATTTTCGTCGCTCTGACGCTGTATATCACTTACTGGGCGTCCAAGCGCGTTCGCTCCCGCAGCGACTATTACACCGCGGGCGGCAACATTACCGGTTTCCAGAATGGCCTGGCGATTGCCGGTGACTTTATGTCGGCGGCCTCGTTCCTCGGGATTTCCGCGCTGGTGTACACCTCAGGTTATGACGGCCTGATTTACTCCCTGGGCTTCCTGGTCGGCTGGCCGATTATTCTGTTCCTGATCGCCGAGCGCCTGCGTAACCTGGGCCGCTATACCTTTGCCGATGTGGCGTCGTATCGCCTCAAGCAGGGGCCAATCCGCACGCTGTCTGCCTGTGGATCGCTGGTCGTCGTTGCCCTTTACCTGATTGCCCAGATGGTTGGCGCCGGGAAGCTCATCGAGCTGCTGTTCGGCCTGAACTACCACGTCGCCGTGGTGCTGGTAGGCGTGCTGATGGTGATGTACGTGCTGTTTGGCGGCATGCTGGCGACGACCTGGGTACAAATCATCAAGGCCGTGCTGCTGCTGTTCGGCGCAAGTTTCATGGCGTTTATGGTAATGAAGCACGTCGGTTTCAGCTTCAATAATCTGTTCAATGAGGCAATGGCGGTGCACCCTAAAGGCGCGGCGATCATGAGCCCTGGCGGGCTGGTGAAAGACCCTATTTCTGCGCTGTCTCTGGGCCTCGGCCTGATGTTCGGCACCGCTGGTTTGCCGCATATTCTGATGCGCTTCTTCACCGTGAGCGACGCCCGCGAAGCTCGTAAAAGCGTGTTTTACGCCACCGGCTTCATGGGTTACTTCTACATCCTGACCTTTATCATCGGTTTTGGCGCCATCATGTTAGTAGGTGCTAACCCGGCGTTTAAAGACGCGGCGGGCGCGCTGATTGGTGGCAACAATATGGCGGCGGTTCACCTCGCCGACGCAGTGGGTGGGAACCTGTTCCTCGGCTTTATCTCTGCGGTTGCCTTCGCCACCATCCTCGCGGTTGTGGCCGGGTTAACGCTGGCGGGCGCCTCAGCGGTGTCTCACGACCTTTACGCCAACGTCTTCCGCAAAGGCGCATCCGAACGCGATGAGCTGAAAGTGTCGAAAATCACCGTTCTGGTGCTGGGAGTGGTGGCTATCCTGCTGGGCATTCTGTTTGAAAAACAGAACATTGCTTTCATGGTGGGGCTGGCATTCTCCATTGCCGCGAGCTGTAACTTCCCGATTATCCTGCTGTCGATGTACTGGTCGAAGCTGACCACGCGCGGTGCAATGATTGGCGGCTGGCTCGGCCTGCTGACGGCGGTAGTGCTGATGATTCTGGGCCCGACTATCTGGGTGCAGATCCTCGGCCACGAAAAAGCGGTCTTCCCGTACGAGTACCCGGCGCTGTTCTCTATTCTGATTGCGTTTGTCGGCATCTGGCTGTTCTCGATTACCGATAATACGCCGGAAGGTAAGCTGGAGCGGGAGAAGTTCCGCGCGCAGTTTATTCGCTCTCAAACCGGTATCGGCATCGATCAGGGACGGGCTCATTAG
- a CDS encoding CidA/LrgA family protein: protein MALALGRFTPAVMHSLRVPVQVALYAGLFVFAEQLVTWGHLPLPANLVGMLLLLALIICRIVPLKWVREGSKWLLAEMLLFFVPAVVAVVNYSQLLMVEGWRIFAVIAVSTVLVLGSTAFVVEKVYRFELAREARRQSRHD, encoded by the coding sequence ATGGCTTTGGCGTTAGGCCGTTTTACGCCTGCTGTAATGCATAGCCTGCGTGTCCCCGTGCAGGTTGCCCTGTACGCCGGACTTTTTGTTTTTGCCGAACAGTTGGTGACGTGGGGGCATCTGCCGCTGCCCGCGAACCTGGTGGGGATGTTGCTCCTGCTGGCGCTGATTATTTGCCGCATTGTGCCGCTGAAATGGGTCAGGGAAGGGTCGAAATGGTTGCTGGCCGAGATGCTGCTGTTCTTCGTTCCGGCGGTTGTGGCGGTGGTGAACTACTCGCAGCTGCTGATGGTGGAAGGCTGGCGCATTTTTGCCGTGATTGCGGTCAGTACCGTGCTGGTGCTTGGCAGCACGGCCTTTGTGGTGGAAAAAGTCTATCGTTTTGAACTGGCTCGCGAAGCTCGCAGGCAGTCCCGTCATGACTAA
- a CDS encoding LrgB family protein, protein MTNFQLSVLCLVVTLVFYFANKRLYRRFRKLPLMPLVFTPVLLVGMLVFGHISYSNYMGEAHWLLWLLGPATIAFAVPVYDNLRVIKRHWMSLSAGVLTAMIVAVTSSIWLARLFTLPDGIQRSLAVRSITTPFALAAAKPIGGEPELVALFVVITGVFGMAVGDVLFLRLSIREGIAKGAGFGAASHGAGTARSYELGPQEGVIASLVMMLSGVVTVLVAPLVSWLMF, encoded by the coding sequence ATGACTAACTTCCAGCTCAGCGTGCTGTGCCTTGTGGTCACGCTGGTTTTCTACTTCGCCAATAAACGCCTGTATCGCCGTTTTCGCAAACTGCCGCTGATGCCGCTGGTCTTTACGCCGGTGCTACTGGTGGGGATGCTTGTCTTCGGCCATATCTCCTACAGCAACTACATGGGGGAGGCGCACTGGCTGCTGTGGTTGCTTGGGCCTGCCACCATTGCTTTTGCGGTGCCGGTTTATGACAACCTCCGGGTGATAAAACGCCACTGGATGTCGCTTTCTGCGGGCGTGCTGACGGCCATGATAGTGGCGGTGACCAGCTCGATTTGGCTGGCCCGTTTATTTACCCTGCCGGACGGCATTCAGCGTAGCCTTGCCGTGCGCTCGATTACCACGCCTTTTGCTCTGGCGGCCGCGAAGCCCATCGGCGGCGAGCCGGAACTGGTGGCGCTGTTTGTGGTGATCACCGGCGTGTTCGGTATGGCGGTAGGGGACGTGCTGTTTCTGCGCCTGTCGATCAGGGAAGGGATAGCCAAAGGCGCGGGGTTCGGTGCGGCTTCTCACGGCGCGGGTACCGCTCGCTCTTATGAGCTTGGGCCGCAGGAAGGGGTGATTGCCAGCCTGGTGATGATGCTGTCCGGCGTGGTGACGGTTTTGGTCGCACCGCTGGTCAGCTGGTTGATGTTTTAA
- a CDS encoding LysR family transcriptional regulator, translating into MDIRTLRYFVEVVRQQSFTRAAEKMFVTQPTISKMLRNLEDELNCTLLIRDGRRLLLTDTGQVVFQRGLAILAEFRQLEAELSDIKQLTNGVLRLGIPPMVGTLMTGPIGVYQHRYPGVEFKISEFGGLTVQQAVLNGDLDLAVTAIPVEDEGALTVMPLFRHPLCVLVPRSGPWIGRTSVDPAELAEHPLLIYNEDFSLSRQLMQLFADNGFTPRIAVRSGQWDFLAAMVQGGVGIAVLPEPICRKLDHTTLMWLPLNSNLSWQLGMIWREGVYISQSAQAWIDCCREFWPAVETGQN; encoded by the coding sequence ATGGACATCAGAACGCTGCGTTATTTCGTTGAAGTCGTCCGCCAGCAGAGCTTCACCCGGGCGGCGGAGAAGATGTTCGTCACGCAGCCCACCATCAGCAAAATGCTGCGCAACCTCGAGGATGAGCTGAACTGCACGCTGCTGATCCGCGACGGCCGCCGTCTGCTGCTGACCGACACCGGCCAGGTGGTGTTTCAGCGCGGGCTGGCCATCCTCGCCGAGTTTCGCCAGCTTGAGGCCGAACTGAGCGACATCAAGCAGCTCACCAACGGCGTGCTGCGCCTCGGCATTCCGCCCATGGTCGGCACGCTGATGACCGGCCCAATCGGTGTGTATCAGCACCGCTACCCCGGCGTGGAGTTTAAGATTTCCGAGTTCGGCGGCCTGACGGTGCAGCAGGCGGTGCTTAATGGCGATCTCGATTTGGCGGTGACGGCTATCCCCGTAGAAGATGAAGGCGCGCTGACGGTAATGCCGCTGTTCCGCCATCCACTGTGTGTATTGGTGCCTCGTTCAGGCCCGTGGATTGGCCGCACCAGCGTTGACCCGGCCGAGCTGGCCGAGCACCCGCTGCTTATCTACAACGAAGATTTCTCTCTTAGCCGTCAGCTTATGCAGCTGTTTGCCGACAACGGTTTTACCCCGCGCATTGCGGTGCGCAGCGGGCAGTGGGATTTCCTTGCGGCGATGGTTCAGGGCGGTGTGGGAATTGCCGTGCTGCCGGAGCCAATTTGCCGCAAGCTTGACCACACCACGCTGATGTGGCTGCCGCTGAACAGCAATCTGAGCTGGCAGTTAGGGATGATTTGGCGTGAAGGGGTTTATATTTCGCAGAGCGCACAGGCGTGGATTGATTGCTGCAGAGAGTTCTGGCCGGCAGTGGAAACCGGCCAGAACTAG